Proteins encoded together in one Acidaminococcus timonensis window:
- the pxpB gene encoding 5-oxoprolinase subunit PxpB, with protein sequence MDKATEYLQAAQLRPVGEAALMVSFGNTIDPEILRCARALVTELEQHPFPGLLEFEASYTGVTIFYDPLVLARSSALPEDHRLSRGYREAAAKVKKLLDGIHFTAEKERARIRIPVCYGGDYGPDLQEVADYHHMTPEEVVKIHTGGDYLVYMIGFAPGFPYVGGLPPEIATPRKKTPRLVIPAGSVGIAGSQTGAYPLETPGGWQLIGRTPLALFRPWDLDHPSLLQAGDRLEFYSITPKEYEAMAAKEKEGAVK encoded by the coding sequence ATGGATAAAGCAACGGAATATCTGCAGGCGGCCCAGCTGCGGCCTGTAGGGGAGGCAGCGCTGATGGTTTCCTTCGGCAATACCATCGACCCGGAAATCCTGCGCTGCGCCCGGGCTCTTGTAACAGAACTGGAACAGCACCCCTTTCCGGGGCTGCTGGAATTTGAAGCTTCCTATACGGGGGTGACGATTTTCTACGATCCGCTGGTGCTTGCACGGTCTTCGGCCCTGCCGGAAGATCACAGGCTGTCCAGAGGGTATCGGGAAGCCGCGGCCAAAGTGAAAAAACTATTGGATGGAATTCATTTTACCGCTGAAAAGGAACGGGCCAGGATCCGGATCCCGGTTTGCTATGGGGGCGACTATGGGCCCGACCTGCAGGAAGTGGCCGATTATCACCACATGACGCCGGAGGAAGTGGTGAAGATCCACACCGGTGGGGATTATCTGGTATATATGATCGGGTTCGCTCCCGGGTTTCCCTATGTGGGCGGTCTGCCACCTGAAATTGCCACGCCACGGAAAAAAACGCCCCGTCTGGTCATTCCGGCAGGTTCCGTGGGAATCGCCGGTTCCCAGACAGGGGCTTATCCCCTGGAAACCCCCGGCGGCTGGCAGCTGATTGGGCGGACACCCCTTGCTCTGTTCCGGCCCTGGGATCTGGACCATCCCAGCCTGCTCCAGGCTGGCGACCGTCTGGAATTCTACAGCATCACACCCAAAGAATATGAAGCAATGGCTGCCAAAGAGAAAGAAGGTGCCGTCAAATGA
- a CDS encoding 5-oxoprolinase subunit C family protein: MKIQVKKGGPLTTLQDQGRYGFQKFGVLVSGAMDLFSLKLGNILVGNEEKEAALEMTMSGPFLKVPAGLVFALTGADLSAKLGGKSVPLNRAIYVKEDTTLSFGFAAQGARGYLSVAGGFRVPLVMNSKSTYLRAKLGGFHGAPLQDGAELETGDLSAAQEKLAAALSRQSGKPFCTMGWSIPDGNLFAGDPIRVTQGLQADWFDNKTLYAFLENPYTITAQSDRMGYRLSGTPLHYKDSSLEMISEPVTFGSIQVPADGNPIILMADRQTTGGYPKIAQVIQADLPRLAQMKPGQKIYFEPVTLTAAEQALERQAQFLSDAERMVKR, from the coding sequence ATGAAGATCCAGGTGAAAAAAGGCGGCCCTTTGACCACGTTACAGGATCAGGGACGGTATGGGTTCCAGAAATTCGGCGTCCTGGTCAGTGGCGCCATGGATCTGTTCAGCCTGAAGCTGGGCAATATCCTGGTGGGCAATGAGGAAAAGGAAGCGGCACTGGAAATGACCATGAGCGGGCCCTTCCTGAAAGTCCCGGCTGGTTTGGTGTTTGCCCTGACCGGCGCAGATCTGAGTGCCAAACTGGGGGGCAAATCGGTTCCCCTGAATCGGGCCATTTATGTCAAAGAAGATACGACTCTTTCCTTTGGCTTTGCGGCGCAGGGAGCCCGGGGCTATCTGAGTGTGGCCGGCGGCTTTCGCGTCCCTCTTGTGATGAACAGCAAAAGTACCTATCTGCGGGCCAAGCTGGGCGGCTTCCATGGGGCTCCTCTTCAGGATGGAGCCGAGCTGGAAACGGGGGACCTGTCAGCAGCGCAGGAAAAACTGGCTGCGGCACTTTCCAGGCAGAGCGGGAAGCCCTTCTGTACCATGGGATGGTCCATCCCGGACGGCAATCTCTTTGCCGGGGATCCCATCCGGGTGACCCAGGGACTGCAGGCGGACTGGTTCGACAACAAAACCCTGTATGCGTTCCTGGAAAACCCTTACACCATTACGGCCCAGTCGGACCGGATGGGATATCGGCTCAGCGGCACACCGCTCCATTATAAGGACAGCAGCCTGGAAATGATCTCGGAACCGGTGACTTTTGGTTCCATCCAGGTACCGGCGGACGGAAACCCCATCATCCTGATGGCGGACCGGCAGACCACCGGCGGATATCCCAAGATCGCCCAGGTCATCCAGGCTGATCTGCCCCGGCTGGCCCAGATGAAGCCGGGACAGAAGATCTACTTCGAACCGGTGACACTGACCGCTGCGGAACAGGCACTGGAACGGCAGGCCCAGTTCCTGTCCGATGCGGAAAGGATGGTCAAACGATAA
- the mutY gene encoding A/G-specific adenine glycosylase has product MIPQNDWPRLLLHWFDAHRRELPWRETHPRNPYHVWVSEIMLQQTRTETVKDYFCRWMEQFPTLQDLAQASEEQILRAWQGLGYYSRARNLHKAARQVMVEYGGTMPRDAKTLQSLPGIGAYTAGAIASMAFGQKVPAVDGNLLRVLARLYGVDQDITSTAGKRTLTGLAETSIPEDRPGDFNEAMMDLGANICIPKHPRCGQCPLIEQCRAYQEKRTEQLPVKRPKAPQKEFAAACGLMIREGKFLLHKRPAKGMLASMWEFPMVLEETEKEARQGLDELLQGKTGEVLWEHKHVFTHQIWTMKAYVLKEGIVPEGEYAFFSPEEWEQVPLAGPHAKLAAFLKKGVDSKERV; this is encoded by the coding sequence TTGATTCCGCAAAATGACTGGCCCAGGCTGCTCCTCCACTGGTTCGATGCCCACAGACGGGAACTGCCCTGGCGGGAAACCCATCCCCGCAATCCATACCATGTCTGGGTTTCTGAAATCATGCTCCAGCAGACCCGTACGGAAACCGTGAAAGATTATTTCTGCCGCTGGATGGAGCAGTTTCCCACCCTGCAGGATCTGGCCCAGGCGTCGGAAGAACAGATCCTTCGGGCCTGGCAGGGGCTGGGGTATTACAGCCGCGCCCGGAATCTGCATAAGGCGGCCCGGCAGGTGATGGTGGAATACGGCGGGACAATGCCCCGGGATGCCAAAACCCTGCAGAGCCTGCCCGGTATCGGTGCCTATACAGCAGGAGCCATCGCTTCCATGGCCTTCGGGCAGAAGGTTCCGGCGGTGGATGGGAACCTGCTCCGGGTGCTGGCCCGGCTCTACGGGGTGGATCAGGATATCACCTCTACGGCCGGCAAGAGGACCCTGACCGGTTTGGCAGAAACGTCCATCCCGGAAGACCGCCCGGGAGATTTCAACGAAGCCATGATGGACCTGGGAGCGAATATATGCATTCCGAAACATCCTCGCTGCGGGCAGTGCCCTCTCATAGAACAGTGCCGGGCTTATCAGGAAAAGCGGACGGAACAGTTGCCGGTGAAGCGGCCTAAAGCACCCCAGAAAGAATTTGCTGCTGCCTGCGGCCTGATGATCAGGGAAGGAAAATTCCTGCTGCACAAACGGCCTGCCAAGGGGATGCTTGCGTCTATGTGGGAATTCCCCATGGTGCTGGAGGAGACGGAAAAAGAAGCTCGGCAGGGTCTGGATGAACTGCTGCAGGGCAAAACAGGAGAGGTTCTCTGGGAACACAAGCATGTCTTCACCCACCAGATCTGGACGATGAAGGCGTATGTACTGAAAGAAGGAATTGTACCGGAAGGAGAGTATGCGTTCTTCAGCCCGGAGGAGTGGGAACAGGTCCCCCTGGCAGGACCCCATGCAAAACTGGCAGCTTTTTTGAAAAAAGGTGTTGACAGCAAGGAGAGAGTTTGA
- a CDS encoding LamB/YcsF family protein, with translation MMKVDLNSDLGESFGAYKIGMDDKVLPLVTSANIACGFHAGDPSVMKKTVDLAVKSGVALGAHPGYPDLVGFGRRKMAVSPSDAYAMVVYQVGALAAFAKAAGTRLQHVKPHGAMYNMAAKDAKLAEAIAQAVYDVDKDLILYAQGGTESIKAAEKIGLRVACEVFADRSYQDDGTLTPRGLPGAMITDEDKSIAQVLSMVLDGKVTALSGKVIPVRADSICVHGDGEKALLFTQKIRKALADHGVEIAASGTFLK, from the coding sequence ATCATGAAAGTCGATCTGAATTCTGATCTGGGAGAAAGCTTTGGTGCATACAAAATCGGTATGGATGACAAGGTGCTGCCGCTGGTGACTTCGGCCAACATTGCCTGTGGATTCCATGCAGGGGATCCTTCGGTGATGAAAAAAACGGTGGATCTGGCTGTTAAAAGCGGCGTTGCCCTGGGAGCCCACCCCGGATATCCGGATCTGGTTGGATTCGGGCGCCGGAAAATGGCTGTTTCTCCCAGCGATGCGTATGCCATGGTGGTGTACCAGGTAGGAGCCCTGGCTGCTTTTGCCAAGGCGGCGGGAACCCGTCTCCAGCACGTGAAACCCCATGGGGCGATGTACAATATGGCTGCCAAGGACGCCAAACTGGCCGAAGCCATTGCCCAGGCTGTATACGATGTGGATAAAGACCTGATCCTGTATGCCCAGGGTGGTACGGAAAGCATCAAAGCGGCTGAAAAAATCGGGTTGCGGGTGGCCTGCGAAGTCTTTGCCGACCGCAGCTACCAGGATGACGGGACCCTGACACCCCGTGGCCTGCCCGGTGCCATGATCACCGATGAGGACAAATCCATCGCCCAGGTACTGTCCATGGTGCTGGATGGCAAGGTGACGGCTCTCAGCGGCAAAGTGATTCCCGTGAGAGCAGATTCCATCTGCGTCCATGGCGACGGTGAAAAAGCCCTGCTGTTCACCCAGAAGATCCGCAAGGCACTGGCAGATCACGGGGTGGAAATCGCAGCCTCGGGAACGTTCCTGAAGTGA
- a CDS encoding 8-oxo-dGTP diphosphatase codes for MRDTSLVYLLDGQNRILLGRKRRGMGVGKWNGFGGKIEDGETMRQCAVRELREESGIQVRPEDLELMADLYFDQPSDGSWSHGGMVYFARKWAGEPRLSEEMEPRWFSLEELPYDEMWQADRIWLPALLDGKQLRGTILFGPDGDQVIHSLFQEVHLDSAK; via the coding sequence ATGCGGGATACGTCCCTGGTTTATTTGCTGGATGGACAGAATCGGATCCTGCTGGGCCGGAAACGGCGCGGTATGGGTGTGGGCAAGTGGAATGGCTTCGGCGGCAAAATCGAAGACGGGGAAACCATGCGCCAGTGTGCAGTACGGGAATTGCGGGAGGAAAGCGGCATCCAGGTGAGACCGGAAGATCTGGAACTGATGGCCGATCTGTATTTCGACCAGCCTTCTGACGGAAGCTGGTCCCATGGAGGCATGGTGTATTTTGCCCGGAAATGGGCGGGAGAACCCCGGTTGTCGGAAGAGATGGAGCCCCGCTGGTTCAGCCTGGAGGAACTGCCCTATGACGAAATGTGGCAGGCGGATCGGATCTGGCTGCCGGCTCTGCTGGACGGGAAGCAGCTGCGGGGGACCATCCTGTTCGGCCCCGATGGGGACCAGGTCATCCATTCTCTGTTCCAGGAGGTCCATCTTGATTCCGCAAAATGA
- a CDS encoding NRAMP family divalent metal transporter, whose amino-acid sequence MKKESNISVLLGAAFLMATSAIGPGFLTQTTVFTGQLGASFGFAILAMIIIDAIAQLNVWRVIAVAKKPGQDIANMVLPGLGYLVSAFVVFGGLAFNIGNLGGAGLGLNVLFGITPITGALISAAIAIFIFLSKEAGSLMDKFAQIAGGVMVLLTIYVAVTSHPPVGEAISKTFMPDRIDLMSIVTLVGGSVGGYITFAGGHRLLDAGICGRERLDEVNRSSLAGIGITSVMRIFLFLAALGVISQGFTLDPANPPASVFKLAVGEVGYKIFGVVMWSAAITSVIGCAYTSVSFIRTFSESLNRNYRYLIIGFIIFSAAVFAFIGKPVKVLILAGALNGLILPLVLGALLLAARKKSIVGDYVHPRFLLATGWVIFAVMLCLAVETATKLLPKLMG is encoded by the coding sequence ATGAAGAAAGAATCCAACATCAGTGTATTGCTGGGGGCTGCGTTCCTGATGGCCACCTCGGCCATCGGACCGGGCTTTTTGACCCAGACTACAGTATTTACCGGGCAATTGGGAGCCAGCTTCGGCTTTGCCATCCTGGCCATGATCATCATCGATGCCATTGCCCAGCTGAATGTATGGCGGGTCATCGCTGTGGCGAAAAAACCGGGGCAGGACATTGCCAACATGGTACTGCCCGGTCTGGGCTACCTGGTTTCGGCTTTTGTGGTGTTCGGGGGCCTGGCCTTTAATATCGGGAATCTGGGCGGCGCCGGCCTGGGCCTGAATGTACTGTTCGGCATCACGCCCATTACCGGGGCCCTGATCAGTGCGGCCATTGCCATTTTCATCTTTCTGAGCAAAGAAGCGGGCAGCCTGATGGATAAATTCGCCCAGATCGCTGGCGGCGTCATGGTGCTGCTGACCATCTATGTGGCGGTTACGTCCCATCCTCCGGTGGGAGAAGCCATCAGCAAGACCTTTATGCCGGACAGGATCGATCTGATGTCCATCGTGACCCTGGTGGGCGGCAGCGTAGGCGGTTATATCACCTTTGCCGGCGGGCACCGGCTGCTGGATGCCGGCATCTGCGGCAGGGAACGGCTGGATGAAGTGAACCGGAGTTCTCTGGCCGGGATCGGCATTACCAGTGTGATGCGGATTTTCCTGTTCCTGGCGGCGCTGGGAGTCATCAGCCAGGGATTTACGCTGGACCCGGCCAATCCGCCTGCGTCCGTATTCAAACTGGCAGTGGGTGAAGTGGGTTATAAGATTTTCGGTGTGGTCATGTGGTCGGCGGCCATCACTTCGGTTATCGGCTGCGCCTATACTTCGGTTTCCTTCATCCGTACATTCAGTGAAAGCCTGAACCGGAATTACCGGTATCTGATCATTGGATTCATCATCTTCTCTGCGGCCGTTTTTGCCTTCATCGGCAAACCGGTGAAAGTATTGATCCTGGCAGGGGCTCTGAACGGACTGATCCTTCCTTTGGTACTGGGGGCGCTGCTCCTGGCAGCCCGGAAGAAATCCATTGTGGGGGACTATGTCCACCCCAGGTTCCTTCTGGCCACTGGCTGGGTCATCTTTGCTGTCATGCTTTGCCTGGCCGTGGAGACCGCAACGAAATTACTGCCCAAACTGATGGGTTAA
- a CDS encoding AbgT family transporter gives MTQEIKKKNPQEIGGFLKGVEIIGNKLPHPAILFFILSLIVILISHLAASQGMTVTYFDARAKAEVTKKAVSLLNADGLRYMFDSATKNYTGFAPLGTVLVAMLGVGVAEWSGLFNTSLKKLLMNANPRFLTPIVVFAGVMSNIASDAGYVIVVPIGAMIFAMAGRHPLAGMAAAFAGVSGGFSANLLIGTTDPLLTGITNQALIAAGIDMILDPTCNWYFLAASTILLTIVGTFVTDRIVEKNLGTYTGVYQPDNQPVTPLENKGLKWATLALLAYVILMALLMFPDKAVFQTLEKATGQYTLKTFMHNGLIPAILLLFLIPGLVYGKIVGKIKTSHDLVTAMTTAMKSLGGYMVLAFFASQFIAYFGKTNLGIIVSFKGADALEAAGLTGLPLIILFIFLSAFLNLFMGSASAKWAIMAPIFVPMMYRLGLSPALTQVAYRIGDSSTNIITPLMSYFAMIVVFMQKYKEDAGLGTLISMMLPYSITFLISWSILMGIWILLGLPVGPGAGLFL, from the coding sequence ATGACCCAAGAAATCAAGAAGAAAAATCCCCAGGAAATCGGAGGTTTCCTGAAAGGCGTGGAAATCATCGGCAACAAGCTGCCCCACCCGGCGATCCTTTTCTTCATCCTTTCCCTGATCGTGATCCTGATCTCCCACCTGGCTGCATCACAAGGCATGACCGTGACCTATTTTGACGCCCGGGCCAAAGCGGAAGTCACCAAAAAAGCGGTATCCCTGCTGAATGCCGACGGACTCCGATACATGTTCGATTCTGCCACCAAAAACTATACAGGCTTTGCACCCCTGGGCACCGTACTGGTTGCCATGCTGGGTGTGGGCGTGGCCGAATGGTCCGGTCTGTTCAACACCTCCCTGAAGAAACTGCTGATGAATGCCAATCCCCGTTTCCTGACACCCATTGTGGTTTTTGCCGGTGTCATGTCCAACATTGCTTCTGACGCAGGCTATGTCATCGTAGTCCCCATCGGCGCAATGATTTTCGCCATGGCGGGTCGCCATCCCCTGGCCGGTATGGCAGCCGCCTTTGCCGGAGTTTCCGGCGGTTTTTCTGCCAATCTGCTGATTGGCACCACGGATCCTCTGCTCACCGGCATCACCAACCAGGCCCTGATTGCAGCCGGAATCGACATGATCCTGGACCCCACCTGCAACTGGTACTTCCTGGCGGCGTCCACCATCCTGCTCACCATCGTGGGGACCTTTGTCACCGATCGGATCGTGGAAAAGAACCTGGGCACGTACACTGGGGTCTATCAACCGGACAATCAGCCTGTAACCCCGTTGGAAAACAAAGGACTGAAATGGGCCACCCTGGCACTGCTGGCATACGTAATCCTCATGGCGCTGCTGATGTTCCCGGACAAAGCCGTATTCCAGACCCTGGAAAAAGCCACCGGCCAATACACTTTGAAGACTTTCATGCACAACGGGCTGATTCCTGCCATCCTGTTGCTGTTCCTGATTCCCGGCCTGGTGTATGGGAAAATCGTGGGAAAGATCAAGACCTCCCATGATTTGGTAACCGCCATGACCACAGCCATGAAATCACTGGGAGGATACATGGTCCTGGCCTTTTTCGCTTCTCAGTTCATCGCGTACTTTGGGAAGACCAACCTGGGGATCATCGTCTCCTTCAAAGGGGCAGATGCACTGGAAGCTGCCGGGCTCACCGGTCTGCCCCTGATCATCCTCTTCATCTTCCTTTCGGCGTTCCTGAACCTGTTCATGGGATCCGCTTCTGCCAAATGGGCCATTATGGCACCCATTTTCGTTCCCATGATGTACCGCCTGGGGCTGTCTCCAGCACTCACCCAGGTAGCCTATCGAATCGGTGATTCCTCCACCAACATCATCACCCCGCTGATGAGCTATTTCGCCATGATTGTGGTGTTCATGCAGAAATACAAGGAGGACGCCGGGCTGGGGACCCTGATCTCCATGATGCTACCCTATTCCATTACCTTCCTGATTTCCTGGAGCATCCTCATGGGCATTTGGATCCTGTTGGGTCTGCCCGTAGGACCGGGAGCCGGGCTGTTCCTGTAA
- a CDS encoding putative hydro-lyase, whose translation MDYSTMKPGEVRSLIREGRITSFTSGMCNGYAQANLVVLPKDLAFDFLLFTTRNPKPCPVLDVTEVGSPEPRAVAPGADLRYDIPKYRIYRHGELADEVTDLSRYWRDDLVAFLLGCSFSFEGPMLDAGLDVRHITENHNVPMYITNIPCTPAGVFHGPMVVSMRPMTPKAAIRAIQVTSRMPNVHGAPIHFGDPAAIGIRDINKPDFGDPSTIKPGEVPVFWPCGVTPQAVAMAVKPEFMITHAPGHMFITDVKNADLSVL comes from the coding sequence ATGGATTACAGTACGATGAAGCCGGGGGAAGTACGGTCTCTGATCCGGGAAGGCAGGATCACCAGTTTTACCAGCGGCATGTGCAATGGCTATGCCCAGGCCAATCTGGTGGTGCTGCCCAAGGACTTGGCCTTTGATTTCCTGCTGTTTACCACCCGAAACCCCAAACCCTGTCCGGTACTGGACGTAACGGAAGTGGGAAGCCCGGAACCCAGGGCTGTAGCCCCCGGGGCTGATCTTCGGTATGATATCCCCAAATACCGGATTTACCGGCATGGGGAACTGGCCGACGAAGTGACGGATTTGAGCAGGTACTGGCGGGACGATCTGGTGGCTTTCCTGCTGGGGTGCAGCTTTTCCTTCGAAGGGCCCATGCTGGATGCAGGACTGGATGTACGGCATATTACAGAGAATCACAATGTGCCCATGTACATTACCAATATTCCCTGCACACCGGCAGGGGTGTTCCATGGCCCCATGGTGGTATCCATGCGCCCCATGACACCGAAGGCAGCCATCCGGGCCATCCAGGTGACAAGCCGGATGCCCAACGTCCACGGAGCCCCGATCCATTTTGGGGATCCGGCGGCAATCGGGATCAGGGATATCAACAAACCGGATTTTGGGGATCCTTCCACCATCAAGCCGGGGGAAGTCCCTGTGTTCTGGCCCTGCGGTGTCACACCCCAGGCTGTGGCCATGGCTGTGAAACCGGAGTTCATGATTACGCACGCACCGGGACACATGTTTATCACGGATGTTAAAAATGCTGATTTGAGTGTGCTGTAA
- a CDS encoding NRAMP family divalent metal transporter, whose product MKESNVSVLLGAAFLMATSAIGPGFLTQTTVFTGKLGASFGFVILATILIHAITQLNVWRIIAAARKPGQDIANALLPGLGYFVSALVVAGGLAFNIGNVGGAGLGLNVLLGVSPVTGALISTVIAVFIFLNKSAGALMDKFAQIVGGIMVLLTIYVALTSHPPVGMAIQKTVMPDVVDVMSIVTLVGGSVGGYITFAGGHRLLDAGITGVENMDQVNRSSLMGIGITSLMRILLFLATLGVISQGFLLDPANPPASVFKLAAGDMGYKIFGLVMWSAAITSVVGCAYTSVSFIRTFSPTLEKYHRYLIIGFILFSSFIFSFIGKPVTVLVVVGALNGLILPIVLGSLLLAAKKERIVGSYKHSNFLFCSGWLVFAVLMVMSVKTIIKMFF is encoded by the coding sequence ATGAAAGAGTCCAATGTAAGTGTCCTTCTGGGAGCTGCCTTCCTGATGGCTACTTCGGCCATCGGACCGGGCTTTTTGACCCAGACTACCGTATTTACCGGAAAACTGGGAGCCAGCTTCGGATTCGTCATCCTGGCCACCATCCTGATCCATGCCATTACCCAGCTGAATGTATGGCGGATCATTGCAGCGGCACGGAAACCGGGGCAGGATATTGCCAACGCCCTGCTGCCCGGCCTGGGGTATTTTGTCTCAGCCCTTGTGGTGGCTGGCGGCCTGGCCTTCAACATCGGCAACGTAGGTGGGGCAGGCCTGGGTCTCAATGTACTGCTGGGGGTATCGCCTGTAACCGGGGCCCTGATCAGTACGGTCATTGCCGTATTCATTTTCCTGAATAAAAGCGCCGGTGCCTTAATGGATAAATTTGCCCAGATCGTGGGAGGCATCATGGTCCTGCTGACCATCTACGTCGCATTGACGTCCCATCCTCCGGTCGGAATGGCCATCCAGAAAACCGTGATGCCGGATGTGGTGGATGTCATGTCCATCGTGACCCTGGTAGGTGGCAGTGTGGGCGGCTACATTACCTTTGCCGGAGGCCATCGTCTGCTGGATGCAGGCATTACCGGGGTGGAAAACATGGATCAGGTAAACCGGAGCTCCCTCATGGGCATCGGCATCACCAGCCTGATGCGGATCCTGCTGTTTTTGGCTACGCTGGGTGTGATCAGTCAAGGCTTCCTGCTGGATCCGGCCAATCCTCCTGCTTCTGTGTTCAAGCTGGCAGCAGGGGATATGGGCTATAAGATCTTCGGCTTGGTCATGTGGTCGGCAGCCATTACTTCCGTGGTGGGCTGTGCCTATACTTCAGTATCCTTCATCCGTACCTTCAGCCCGACCCTGGAAAAATATCATCGGTATCTGATCATCGGTTTTATTTTGTTTTCTTCCTTTATCTTTTCGTTCATCGGCAAACCGGTTACGGTGCTGGTGGTCGTTGGCGCCCTGAACGGACTGATTCTGCCCATTGTGCTGGGGTCCCTCCTGCTGGCTGCGAAAAAAGAACGGATCGTTGGTTCCTATAAGCACTCCAACTTCCTGTTCTGTTCTGGTTGGCTGGTATTTGCTGTGTTGATGGTCATGAGTGTAAAGACCATCATAAAGATGTTTTTCTGA
- a CDS encoding DUF2798 domain-containing protein: MPETRKEAVIFTCMMAFGMVLGMASYNSLLHLGWQGPWFSAALQNFFHEYFLAVPVAYFIGSPIAMRLTLRFWPWKERLFPIGMGIFTPCIMAPLMTTLIHVLFFHVYSWSVLGPAFLRNIAGAMGIQLFLVGPVVRHCFGLWKFRKLK, encoded by the coding sequence ATGCCTGAAACCCGAAAAGAAGCTGTGATCTTTACCTGCATGATGGCCTTTGGCATGGTCCTGGGCATGGCTTCCTACAATTCACTGCTGCACCTGGGCTGGCAGGGCCCCTGGTTCTCTGCCGCGCTACAGAACTTTTTCCACGAATATTTTCTGGCCGTCCCGGTAGCCTATTTCATCGGCAGCCCCATTGCCATGCGGCTGACCCTCCGGTTCTGGCCCTGGAAAGAGCGGCTGTTTCCCATTGGCATGGGGATCTTTACGCCCTGCATCATGGCCCCCCTTATGACCACCCTGATCCACGTCCTGTTCTTCCATGTCTATTCCTGGTCCGTTCTGGGACCGGCCTTCCTGCGGAATATTGCCGGTGCCATGGGCATCCAGCTGTTCCTGGTGGGCCCGGTGGTAAGACACTGTTTCGGATTGTGGAAATTCCGAAAGCTGAAATAA
- a CDS encoding M20 family metallopeptidase: MDVQQYLKDMETLVNMDSFSTYPEGTARVAAWIKDRLDRAGWTTELIPVGDAVGPCLKAVWGNPDHYDVILLGHMDTVFPMGTVRERPFSIEGDHYKGPGSADMKCGDLFMVYLAEILAAEKAPGSVCLLFNPDEEISSRYSRPVIEREARKADHALIMESARPNGDLVNERKGICKYTITFEGIASHAGVNPDKGASAINEFIRWGEKLIALADRQAGTTLNIGLVQGGTAANVVAAQCRCVVDVRIQKSSEGERIDRALRELEAHPFDARVKVTVDGGMARPPMMPTEKSLAFCRLADRIGAEQGVAFHWQAAGGGSDGNFTSALGVPTLDGLGPVGGNGHAVTEYGEISSLEPRFRFLEALVKAVLTK, from the coding sequence ATGGATGTACAGCAATACTTGAAAGACATGGAAACCCTGGTGAATATGGATTCCTTCAGCACGTACCCGGAAGGCACGGCCCGGGTGGCAGCCTGGATCAAAGACCGCCTGGACAGGGCGGGCTGGACCACGGAACTGATTCCTGTGGGAGACGCTGTGGGACCCTGCCTGAAAGCGGTCTGGGGCAATCCGGATCATTATGATGTGATCCTGCTGGGACATATGGATACGGTGTTTCCGATGGGTACCGTCCGGGAACGGCCTTTCTCCATCGAAGGAGATCATTATAAGGGACCGGGCTCTGCCGATATGAAATGCGGGGACCTGTTCATGGTGTACCTGGCAGAAATCCTCGCTGCGGAAAAAGCACCGGGCAGTGTATGTCTGCTGTTCAATCCGGATGAGGAAATCAGTTCCCGGTATTCCCGTCCTGTGATCGAACGGGAAGCCCGAAAGGCGGATCATGCCCTGATCATGGAAAGTGCCCGTCCCAATGGGGATCTGGTGAATGAACGGAAGGGAATCTGCAAGTATACCATCACCTTTGAAGGCATAGCCTCCCATGCAGGGGTGAACCCCGACAAGGGGGCCAGTGCCATCAATGAGTTCATCCGTTGGGGTGAAAAGCTCATCGCCCTGGCCGATCGGCAGGCGGGGACCACGCTGAACATCGGTCTGGTGCAGGGCGGTACGGCAGCCAATGTGGTAGCAGCCCAATGCCGGTGTGTGGTGGATGTACGGATCCAAAAAAGCAGTGAAGGAGAACGGATCGACCGGGCCCTGCGGGAATTGGAAGCCCATCCCTTCGATGCCCGGGTGAAAGTCACGGTGGATGGGGGCATGGCCCGGCCTCCCATGATGCCTACGGAAAAGTCCCTGGCGTTCTGCCGCCTGGCCGATCGGATCGGGGCAGAGCAGGGCGTTGCCTTTCACTGGCAGGCGGCCGGTGGCGGCAGTGACGGCAACTTTACCTCCGCCCTGGGGGTACCCACACTGGATGGACTGGGCCCTGTAGGCGGCAACGGCCATGCCGTGACGGAATATGGAGAAATCAGCAGTCTGGAACCGCGCTTCCGGTTTCTGGAAGCGCTGGTAAAAGCGGTTTTGACAAAATAG